The Microbacterium schleiferi genome contains the following window.
GCCGGTCACGACGCCGGCGGATCAGCCTGCCGAGGGCGCCGAAGCGGTGGGGATGCGGGAAGTCTGGCGCGCAGCCAGAGCGAGGCGCCGCGCCCTCAAATCCGAGGTACGCCGGTTCACCGCTCGCGCGCGCCGCCGACGCGCGGTCTGGCTCGGTTCCCTCGCCGCCGTCGTCCTCGTTGCGCTCGGAAGTGTCGGCGCCGCGTACAGCCCGCTGTTCGCGGTCGAGACGATCACGGTAGCGGGAGCGCAGCAACTGGACGCCGCGGCCGTGTCCGACGCCCTGTCGTCGCAGCTGGGCGCGCCGCTGCCGCTCGTGGACGAGAGCGCCATCAAGGCCGCGCTGGTGGGCTTCCCGCTCGTCGAGTCGTATACGGTGGAGGCCCAACCCCCGCACGACCTTGTCGTCCGGGTGGTCGAACGAACCCCGATCGGTGTGATTTCCTCGCCCGCGGGGTACACGCTCGTCGATGCTGCCGGTGTCGCGCTGTCGACCACACAGACACCTGCCCCCGGGAGACCTGTGCTGCAAGTCACGGGTGGAACGGCCTCGGAAGCCTTTGGCGCCGTGGGACACGTGCTGCGGTCGCTGCCCGCCGAGATCATGTCCCAGGTCACAGAAGCGTCGGCGACGACTCCGAATGACGTGACACTGACTCTCGGCGGGACCGGCACGCAGATCGTCTGGGGCAACGCCG
Protein-coding sequences here:
- a CDS encoding FtsQ-type POTRA domain-containing protein produces the protein MRRPTPLPPSGPPPGADDEAPAPARSGKRGWRGAAPDGNGPEPAADPREEQVSGPLESAITEPIDLPVRPTPAPIWPIVPDSDPAARVTDAASGPSEVSRDDSSAGEPVTTPADQPAEGAEAVGMREVWRAARARRRALKSEVRRFTARARRRRAVWLGSLAAVVLVALGSVGAAYSPLFAVETITVAGAQQLDAAAVSDALSSQLGAPLPLVDESAIKAALVGFPLVESYTVEAQPPHDLVVRVVERTPIGVISSPAGYTLVDAAGVALSTTQTPAPGRPVLQVTGGTASEAFGAVGHVLRSLPAEIMSQVTEASATTPNDVTLTLGGTGTQIVWGNADESSNKTIALAAAMQVRPPDTVSRYDVSSPSAVVIQ